A part of Arthrobacter dokdonellae genomic DNA contains:
- a CDS encoding EcsC family protein — MTSTTTLEPEETPDDVAIESQEMPGETVVESEELPETVAERASGQLLKLVGKVIDTGVGPLSGSIAWAEDRLCRVQGPRYQPNFGPTRMFDSDERADVEKAIKRLIVESVEAAGVNGFVTGLGGFIAMPVTIPANMAGALVINARLAAAIAYLRGYDPKDPHVRTVATLIAVGSNAQQIAKAVGLKVGEKVALQAIKSIPIAVIRQINKKAGFMLLAKYGSKRSLVTLAKGIPLVGGVIGGTVDATMTGVIGRTTRTMFPFD, encoded by the coding sequence ATGACCAGCACGACCACACTCGAACCGGAGGAAACGCCGGACGATGTCGCGATTGAATCCCAGGAAATGCCCGGGGAAACCGTCGTTGAGTCTGAGGAATTACCGGAAACCGTGGCAGAAAGGGCGTCCGGGCAGCTCCTGAAACTGGTCGGAAAAGTGATCGACACAGGTGTTGGTCCTTTGTCGGGGTCGATTGCATGGGCAGAGGACCGGTTGTGCCGAGTCCAGGGGCCGCGATACCAGCCCAACTTCGGCCCGACAAGAATGTTTGATTCGGATGAGCGCGCTGATGTTGAAAAGGCAATCAAGAGGCTGATCGTCGAGTCAGTCGAAGCAGCCGGCGTCAACGGTTTCGTGACGGGCCTTGGCGGGTTCATCGCGATGCCGGTGACCATCCCCGCCAACATGGCTGGTGCACTCGTGATTAACGCCAGACTGGCCGCGGCAATAGCCTACCTAAGAGGGTACGACCCGAAGGATCCGCACGTCCGCACGGTAGCGACGCTCATCGCAGTCGGCTCCAACGCACAACAGATCGCCAAGGCAGTCGGCCTTAAAGTCGGCGAGAAGGTTGCACTTCAGGCGATTAAGAGCATTCCAATTGCGGTCATTCGCCAGATCAACAAGAAGGCCGGCTTCATGCTTCTGGCCAAATACGGCAGTAAGCGCTCGCTAGTCACCTTGGCGAAAGGAATACCGCTGGTCGGTGGTGTCATCGGAGGAACGGTTGATGCCACGATGACAGGCGTCATCGGGCGCACCACCAGAACGATGTTCCCCTTCGACTGA
- a CDS encoding aldo/keto reductase yields the protein MQNVTLNNGVQMPILGFGVYQIPDVETQAAVEAALAAGYRLLDTAAAYGNEQAVGAAIKASGIAREDLFVTTKLWIQHAPAGSVEEDTRLSFENSLRRLGLDYVDLYLIHQPLGDYYSEWRAMQKLNTAGLARAIGVSNFHPDRLVDLIDHNEIAPAVNQIETHPFHQRADDQALMVGRGVQIESWGPFAEGRNGLFTNPILSQIADAHGKSVAQVVLRWLTQRSVVVIPKSVRPDRIAQNFDVFDFTLTEEEMGRIATLDTGASLFFDHRDPAMVSWLGGRRNS from the coding sequence ATGCAAAACGTGACACTCAACAACGGCGTCCAGATGCCGATCCTCGGCTTCGGCGTCTACCAGATTCCCGACGTCGAAACCCAGGCCGCCGTCGAAGCCGCGCTTGCTGCCGGGTACCGCCTCCTGGACACGGCGGCCGCCTACGGCAACGAGCAGGCGGTCGGCGCGGCCATCAAGGCCAGCGGCATAGCCCGCGAGGACCTGTTCGTCACCACCAAGCTGTGGATCCAGCACGCCCCCGCCGGCAGCGTTGAGGAGGACACCAGGCTCTCCTTCGAGAACTCCCTGCGCCGGCTGGGCCTGGACTACGTCGACCTGTACCTGATCCACCAGCCCCTGGGCGACTACTACAGCGAGTGGCGGGCCATGCAGAAGCTGAACACGGCAGGACTGGCCCGGGCCATCGGCGTGTCCAACTTCCACCCCGACCGGCTGGTCGACCTCATCGACCACAACGAGATCGCCCCGGCCGTCAACCAGATCGAAACCCACCCGTTCCACCAGCGCGCAGACGACCAGGCCCTGATGGTCGGGCGCGGCGTGCAGATCGAGTCCTGGGGCCCCTTCGCCGAGGGGAGGAACGGCCTGTTCACCAACCCGATCCTTAGCCAAATCGCTGACGCCCATGGCAAGTCCGTTGCCCAGGTGGTGCTGCGCTGGCTCACCCAGCGGAGCGTGGTGGTCATCCCCAAGTCAGTCCGCCCGGACCGCATCGCCCAGAACTTCGACGTCTTCGACTTCACCCTCACCGAGGAGGAAATGGGCCGGATCGCCACCCTGGACACCGGCGCGAGCCTCTTCTTCGACCACCGCGACCCCGCCATGGTCAGCTGGCTGGGCGGGCGCCGGAACAGCTAG
- a CDS encoding ABC1 kinase family protein codes for MEPDTAGGADPGLAAGDTRARYRRILRFAAWNLAVTWWYELFLPRIGLAWVANRTRSVRMRRFAQRFHALAVELGGLMIKVGQFMSSRLDVLPPEITEELAGLQDEVPPVPFPAIRALAEAELGAPLDAVFASIEEVPLAAASLGQAHRARLRPVDAADTGLQGVVVKVQRPGIGAIVDVDLAALRKVAGWLSRIRFVSTRANAPALVEEFATTSLEEIDYQHEAAGAERFAVEFAHDARVAVPAVVWERTTRRVLTLEDVTAIKITDAQGLRAAGIDPAEVAPMFASVMFDQLFTNGFFHADPHPGNIFVTPAVDASSEHPWKLTFIDFGMMGEVPPKTRSGLRRLLIAAAARDGKGLVAAITEIGVLVQSADTAALERAMTRLFGRFGGMGFAELREVDPREFRDFGLEFGDVIRSLPFQLPENFLLIIRALSLTSGVCSSLDARFNLWDSVEPYAAKLLRDERGNFAQDAAAQALDVASVAFRLPKRLDGLVSSLEDGSLAVHVPRLERQLARLNHATQRTGWAVVFGALLIAGAVLRASDPVLGSVLMVASVLPLLVGLWAGRRRR; via the coding sequence GTGGAGCCGGACACTGCAGGCGGCGCGGATCCGGGTCTGGCCGCGGGGGACACCAGGGCCCGGTACCGGCGCATCCTGCGGTTCGCCGCGTGGAACCTGGCCGTGACGTGGTGGTATGAGCTGTTCCTCCCGCGGATCGGGCTGGCATGGGTGGCCAACCGCACGCGGTCCGTGAGGATGCGGCGCTTCGCCCAGCGCTTCCATGCGCTGGCGGTGGAACTGGGCGGGTTGATGATCAAGGTGGGCCAGTTCATGTCCTCCCGGCTGGACGTGCTGCCGCCGGAGATCACCGAGGAACTGGCCGGGCTTCAGGACGAGGTGCCGCCGGTTCCGTTCCCCGCCATCCGTGCCCTGGCGGAGGCGGAGCTGGGTGCGCCGCTGGATGCCGTGTTCGCGTCGATCGAGGAGGTGCCCCTTGCCGCCGCCTCCCTGGGGCAGGCGCACCGGGCACGGCTCCGCCCTGTGGACGCTGCGGACACGGGCCTCCAGGGCGTGGTGGTGAAGGTGCAGCGGCCGGGCATCGGCGCGATCGTGGACGTCGACCTCGCCGCGCTGCGCAAGGTGGCAGGCTGGCTGAGCCGCATCCGCTTCGTGTCCACGCGCGCCAACGCGCCCGCGCTGGTGGAGGAGTTCGCGACCACGAGCCTCGAGGAGATTGACTACCAGCACGAGGCCGCCGGAGCCGAGCGCTTCGCCGTCGAATTCGCCCACGACGCGCGGGTGGCGGTGCCCGCCGTCGTCTGGGAACGGACCACCCGCCGCGTGCTCACGCTCGAGGACGTCACGGCCATCAAGATCACCGATGCCCAGGGGCTGCGGGCGGCCGGGATCGACCCGGCGGAGGTGGCGCCGATGTTTGCCTCCGTCATGTTCGACCAGCTGTTTACGAACGGCTTTTTCCACGCCGATCCGCACCCCGGCAACATCTTCGTCACCCCCGCGGTCGATGCATCCTCGGAGCATCCCTGGAAGCTGACCTTCATCGATTTCGGCATGATGGGAGAGGTCCCGCCCAAGACGCGAAGCGGCCTTCGGAGGCTGCTAATCGCCGCCGCCGCGAGGGACGGCAAGGGGCTGGTGGCCGCGATCACCGAGATTGGCGTGCTGGTGCAGTCGGCGGACACGGCCGCGCTGGAGCGGGCCATGACGCGGCTGTTCGGCCGGTTTGGCGGGATGGGCTTTGCCGAACTTCGCGAGGTGGACCCGCGGGAGTTCCGCGACTTCGGGCTGGAGTTCGGCGACGTGATCCGGTCGCTTCCGTTCCAGCTCCCGGAGAATTTTCTGCTCATCATCCGCGCCCTGTCGCTGACCTCCGGGGTCTGCAGTTCGCTGGACGCGCGCTTCAACTTGTGGGACTCGGTGGAACCTTATGCGGCGAAGCTGCTGCGTGATGAGCGAGGCAACTTTGCGCAGGACGCGGCGGCCCAGGCGCTCGACGTCGCATCCGTCGCCTTCCGCCTGCCCAAGCGCCTGGACGGCCTTGTGAGCAGCCTCGAGGACGGCTCGCTGGCGGTGCACGTGCCGCGCCTGGAACGGCAGCTGGCCCGCCTGAACCACGCCACGCAGCGGACCGGCTGGGCGGTGGTCTTCGGCGCCCTCCTCATTGCCGGCGCCGTGCTCCGCGCCAGCGACCCTGTGTTGGGCAGCGTGCTGATGGTGGCGTCAGTGCTCCCGCTCTTGGTGGGCTTGTGGGCGGGCCGCCGTCGGCGGTGA
- a CDS encoding PadR family transcriptional regulator, translating into MHNSFPGGAFGGPNFDGLWQAVEDLRSKFEKRSGTRAGRGELRTAVLALLAEQPMHGYQIIHEIEERSGGSWKPSAGSVYPTLQLLADEGLITAEESNGRKVYSLTEAGREEVAGSGATAPWEAAGPASGGGFASLPKAGVELAQAAAQVGRTGTKKQVEEAVAVLEDARRRLYAILAQD; encoded by the coding sequence ATGCACAATTCATTCCCGGGCGGCGCCTTTGGCGGCCCCAATTTCGACGGCCTGTGGCAGGCCGTTGAGGACCTGCGGTCAAAGTTTGAGAAGCGCTCCGGCACCCGGGCGGGGCGGGGCGAGTTGCGGACGGCGGTGCTGGCGCTGCTCGCGGAACAGCCGATGCACGGCTACCAGATCATTCACGAAATCGAGGAGCGCAGCGGCGGCAGCTGGAAGCCCAGTGCGGGTTCTGTCTACCCCACGCTGCAGCTGCTGGCCGACGAGGGTCTCATCACGGCCGAGGAATCCAACGGGCGCAAGGTCTACTCGCTGACGGAGGCCGGCCGGGAGGAAGTGGCCGGTTCCGGTGCCACGGCACCCTGGGAGGCAGCGGGACCGGCGTCGGGCGGCGGCTTCGCGTCGCTGCCGAAGGCCGGCGTCGAACTCGCGCAGGCAGCGGCCCAGGTGGGCCGCACCGGCACGAAGAAGCAGGTCGAGGAGGCAGTGGCCGTGCTCGAAGACGCCCGTCGGCGCCTGTACGCGATCCTCGCCCAGGACTGA
- a CDS encoding putative immunity protein, with the protein MASRQNAFQANAAGRGGPDPAKYAALSAGQAAAVPHVAARELGAAAYAIRASVPADRAARARATERQ; encoded by the coding sequence ATGGCGTCGCGCCAAAACGCCTTCCAGGCCAATGCGGCCGGACGAGGAGGTCCGGATCCGGCCAAGTATGCCGCCTTGTCCGCGGGCCAGGCGGCCGCGGTGCCCCACGTGGCCGCCCGTGAGCTGGGCGCTGCGGCGTACGCCATCCGGGCGTCCGTACCGGCCGATCGCGCCGCGCGGGCGCGGGCCACGGAGCGGCAGTAG
- a CDS encoding gluconokinase, protein MEIPEPVHESAAEPVVLVVMGVSGCGKTTVAALLAGRLGWPFEEGDALHPQANIDKMAAGHPLNDDDRWPWLEKVAHWVEERLDQGQSGVIACSALKRSYRAVINRRGSGVEFVFLAGSQETIAARLATRHGHFMPPELLASQFADLEGPGPDEPGARFDIGPAPAEIARNIVDALGLA, encoded by the coding sequence ATGGAGATCCCGGAGCCCGTCCACGAAAGTGCTGCCGAACCCGTGGTGCTGGTGGTCATGGGCGTTTCAGGCTGCGGCAAAACCACGGTGGCGGCCCTCCTTGCCGGCCGTCTGGGCTGGCCGTTCGAGGAAGGCGATGCCCTGCATCCCCAAGCCAACATCGACAAAATGGCTGCCGGACACCCGCTGAATGACGACGACAGGTGGCCGTGGCTGGAGAAGGTGGCCCACTGGGTTGAGGAGCGCCTCGACCAGGGACAAAGCGGCGTCATTGCGTGTTCGGCGCTTAAACGGTCGTATCGGGCGGTGATCAACCGCCGGGGCTCCGGGGTCGAGTTCGTTTTCCTGGCCGGCTCGCAGGAGACCATTGCGGCACGGCTGGCAACGCGGCACGGCCATTTCATGCCTCCGGAGCTGTTGGCAAGCCAGTTCGCCGACCTCGAGGGGCCGGGCCCGGACGAACCCGGGGCCCGGTTCGACATCGGGCCTGCCCCGGCGGAAATAGCCCGGAATATTGTTGATGCCTTGGGCCTGGCATAG
- a CDS encoding excinuclease ABC subunit UvrA, with amino-acid sequence MHTFDAALPTQPAAEDAPDGFVRVRGARENNLKNVDVDVPRDAIVAFTGISGSGKSSLAFGTIFAEAQRRYFESVAPYARRLIQQGNNPRVEAITGLPPAVALQQRRGTPSARSSVGTVTTLSNSLRMLFSRAGDYPQGAGILYSDSFSPNTATGACPVCHGLGTAHTVSEQSLVPDPALSIRDGAVAAWPGAWQGKNLRDILSHLGYDVDVPWRDLPQKDRDWILFTEEQPVVEVTPKRDRVEKPYKGQFWSARSHVLHTLADSKSAAMRDRALSFMHSGPCLNCAGSGLKPDALAVTIGGRNIAAMNALPLTELAAALQPSGTAGPHPDGSREAVADAISKDLLQRVGILLDLGLGYLSLGRATPTLSPGEMQRLRIATQLRSGLFGVVYVLDEPSAGLHPADAEPLLEVLVRLKASGNTVFLVEHNMDLVRRADWLVDVGPRAGDDGGQVLYSGPVAGLAEVQESVTRPYLLGGATPSAPVSVGATDGGGTPPSQHHRAEGDRRAEGDRRAEGDRRAASGGLQLNGITLHNLQDLDVTVPLGILTSVTGVSGAGKSTLLEVVSRAVDARPRPGAAAGPGQPSGPDAGAQQLPVARVPGLEVVDRLVQVDQRPIGRTPRSNLATYTGLFDSVRREFAATDAARARGFTASRFSFNVAGGRCENCLGDGWVAVELLFLPGSYGPCPVCHGARFNDETLEVEYRGKNIADVLGLSVDAASAFLADIPAAARSLATLREVGLGYLRLGQPATELSGGEAQRIKLATELQRARRGHTLYLLDEPTTGLHPADVRLLLHQLNRLVDAGNTVVVVEHDMDVVAASDWVLDLGPSGGAAGGRVMAAGTPEDVAADAGSRTAPYLAKALAGGGAGHGA; translated from the coding sequence ATGCACACTTTTGACGCCGCCCTGCCCACACAACCGGCCGCCGAGGACGCCCCGGACGGATTCGTCCGGGTGCGGGGTGCGCGCGAGAACAACCTCAAGAACGTCGACGTCGATGTCCCCCGCGATGCCATCGTGGCCTTCACCGGCATTTCCGGCAGCGGCAAGTCCTCCCTGGCCTTCGGGACCATCTTTGCCGAAGCCCAGCGCCGCTATTTCGAGTCCGTGGCGCCGTACGCGCGCCGGCTGATCCAGCAGGGCAACAATCCCAGGGTGGAAGCGATCACGGGGCTCCCGCCCGCCGTGGCGTTGCAGCAGCGCCGCGGCACGCCGAGTGCCCGCTCCTCGGTGGGGACAGTGACCACGCTGTCCAACTCCCTACGCATGCTCTTTTCCCGGGCAGGCGACTACCCGCAAGGCGCCGGGATCCTCTATTCGGATTCCTTCTCCCCCAACACGGCCACCGGCGCGTGCCCGGTGTGCCACGGCCTGGGCACCGCACACACCGTCAGTGAACAATCGCTCGTGCCGGATCCGGCGCTGAGCATCCGGGACGGGGCGGTCGCCGCCTGGCCGGGTGCCTGGCAGGGGAAGAACCTGCGTGACATCCTCAGCCACCTTGGCTACGACGTCGACGTGCCCTGGCGGGACCTGCCGCAGAAGGACCGGGACTGGATCCTTTTCACCGAGGAACAACCCGTCGTGGAAGTCACGCCAAAGCGCGACCGGGTGGAAAAGCCCTACAAGGGACAGTTTTGGAGTGCCCGCAGCCACGTCCTGCACACCCTGGCGGACTCCAAGAGCGCCGCCATGCGCGACCGCGCACTGTCCTTCATGCATTCAGGCCCGTGCCTCAACTGTGCCGGCAGCGGACTGAAGCCGGACGCCCTGGCCGTGACGATCGGCGGCCGCAACATCGCCGCCATGAATGCGCTGCCGCTGACGGAGCTCGCGGCCGCGCTGCAACCGTCCGGCACCGCCGGTCCGCACCCGGACGGCTCCCGGGAGGCCGTTGCCGACGCCATTTCAAAGGACCTGCTTCAGCGCGTGGGTATTCTCCTGGACCTGGGGCTGGGCTATCTCAGCCTGGGACGGGCCACCCCCACGCTCTCCCCCGGCGAGATGCAGCGCCTGCGCATTGCCACCCAGCTCCGCTCCGGGCTTTTCGGTGTGGTCTATGTACTGGACGAGCCCTCGGCCGGACTCCACCCCGCCGACGCCGAGCCCCTGTTGGAGGTCCTGGTCCGGCTCAAGGCCTCCGGCAACACCGTGTTCCTTGTCGAGCACAACATGGACTTGGTGCGCCGGGCCGACTGGCTGGTGGATGTGGGCCCCCGGGCCGGGGACGACGGCGGCCAGGTCCTCTACAGCGGGCCGGTGGCGGGCCTGGCCGAGGTCCAGGAATCCGTGACCCGGCCCTACCTGCTCGGCGGCGCCACGCCGTCGGCCCCCGTTTCCGTTGGCGCCACGGACGGCGGCGGCACCCCGCCTTCCCAGCACCACCGCGCCGAGGGCGACCGCCGCGCCGAGGGTGACCGCCGCGCCGAGGGTGACCGCCGGGCCGCCAGCGGCGGCCTCCAACTCAACGGCATCACGCTGCACAACCTCCAGGACCTTGACGTCACCGTCCCGCTGGGCATCCTCACGTCCGTGACGGGGGTGTCCGGTGCAGGGAAGTCGACGCTGTTGGAGGTGGTCTCCCGCGCCGTCGACGCGCGGCCGCGGCCCGGCGCGGCAGCTGGCCCAGGGCAGCCGTCCGGTCCGGACGCGGGCGCGCAGCAGCTCCCCGTGGCCCGGGTGCCCGGGCTCGAGGTGGTGGACAGGCTGGTCCAGGTGGACCAGCGGCCCATCGGCCGCACCCCCCGGTCAAACCTGGCCACCTACACTGGCCTGTTTGATTCGGTCCGCCGCGAGTTCGCGGCCACGGATGCGGCCCGTGCCCGCGGCTTCACGGCCAGCAGGTTCTCCTTCAACGTTGCCGGCGGCCGATGCGAAAACTGCCTTGGCGACGGATGGGTGGCGGTGGAGCTGCTCTTCCTGCCGGGAAGCTACGGGCCCTGCCCGGTCTGCCACGGCGCCCGGTTCAACGACGAAACCCTCGAGGTGGAATACCGGGGCAAGAACATAGCCGACGTGCTGGGCCTGAGCGTGGACGCGGCCTCCGCCTTCCTGGCAGACATCCCCGCCGCCGCCCGCAGCCTGGCAACCCTGCGCGAGGTGGGCCTTGGCTACCTGCGCCTCGGCCAGCCTGCCACGGAGCTGTCCGGCGGGGAGGCACAAAGGATCAAATTGGCAACGGAACTCCAACGGGCCCGCCGCGGCCACACCCTCTACCTTCTGGACGAACCGACCACCGGGCTCCACCCGGCCGATGTCCGCCTGCTGCTGCACCAGCTCAACCGCCTGGTCGATGCCGGCAACACGGTGGTGGTGGTGGAACATGACATGGACGTGGTGGCCGCTTCCGACTGGGTGCTGGACCTGGGCCCGTCCGGTGGCGCGGCCGGGGGCCGGGTCATGGCCGCGGGCACGCCGGAAGACGTGGCCGCCGACGCCGGCAGCCGGACCGCGCCGTACCTCGCCAAGGCGCTGGCAGGCGGCGGCGCGGGCCACGGGGCGTAG
- a CDS encoding YceI family protein has product MTLPTELTEGTWTLDLAHSEIGFTVRHAGISKVRGRFTEATAEARVGDSLANSTLHAVVKTASFDSGDASRDEHVRGADFFDTEKYPEMKFRATSIEGSGEEYTLTGDLTIRDITKPVELEVEFTGVAVDPFGATRAGFTAETVISRKEFGLTWNAALAAGGLLVSDKVKIELDAALVKQG; this is encoded by the coding sequence ATGACCCTGCCCACAGAACTCACCGAAGGCACCTGGACGCTCGACCTCGCCCATAGCGAGATCGGCTTCACGGTCCGCCATGCAGGCATCAGCAAGGTCCGTGGCCGCTTCACCGAAGCCACAGCCGAGGCCCGGGTGGGCGACTCGCTGGCCAATTCCACCCTGCACGCCGTGGTGAAGACCGCCAGCTTTGACTCCGGCGACGCCAGCCGGGACGAGCATGTCCGCGGCGCCGACTTTTTCGACACCGAAAAGTATCCCGAGATGAAGTTCCGTGCCACCAGCATCGAAGGCTCCGGCGAGGAGTACACGCTGACCGGCGATCTCACCATCCGCGACATCACCAAGCCCGTGGAACTGGAAGTGGAATTCACCGGCGTGGCCGTGGACCCTTTCGGCGCCACGCGCGCCGGGTTCACCGCCGAAACCGTGATCAGCCGCAAGGAATTCGGCCTGACCTGGAACGCCGCGCTCGCGGCGGGCGGCCTGCTGGTCAGCGACAAGGTCAAGATCGAGCTCGACGCCGCCCTGGTCAAGCAGGGCTGA
- a CDS encoding NAD(P)/FAD-dependent oxidoreductase: MDKYDVVVIGGGAAGLSAALVLSRARRRVLVVDSGMPRNGPAKHMHGFLSRDGLPPGDLLASGREDVKAYGGRFLDGTASEIGGDRTQGFRVQTSNGQEILARRLLVATGLRDELPNIPGLGERWARDVLHCPYCHGYEVRELPLGVLGSGPDSVQYAQLIRQWAPDVVYLTSTGTLTAAQRAELAARAIEVVEGTVSRVLVLDDQLCGVEMADGRTIGRDVLFVPPRFVPNSGLLAALGCNVDDAGWPVMDSTGQTTVSGVWVAGNVGNPRAQVISAAGEGSAAAIAINSDLVDEDVRDAVKAFNAGS; the protein is encoded by the coding sequence ATGGACAAGTATGACGTCGTGGTGATCGGCGGAGGGGCGGCCGGACTGTCGGCGGCGCTGGTGTTGTCACGGGCCCGGCGCAGGGTCCTGGTGGTGGACTCCGGGATGCCGCGAAATGGTCCCGCCAAACACATGCATGGTTTCCTATCGCGGGACGGGCTGCCGCCCGGGGACCTCCTGGCCTCCGGTCGAGAGGACGTCAAGGCCTACGGCGGGCGCTTTCTCGATGGGACAGCCTCCGAAATTGGAGGGGACAGAACCCAAGGGTTCCGGGTTCAAACATCCAACGGCCAGGAAATTCTTGCGCGGCGGCTGCTCGTGGCCACCGGCCTGCGCGATGAATTGCCGAACATTCCGGGGCTCGGCGAGAGGTGGGCACGTGACGTTCTGCACTGCCCCTACTGCCACGGCTACGAGGTGCGCGAGCTGCCGCTTGGCGTGCTGGGCAGCGGGCCGGACTCGGTACAGTACGCCCAGCTCATCCGCCAGTGGGCCCCCGACGTCGTCTACCTTACGTCTACCGGAACCTTGACGGCGGCCCAGCGCGCGGAACTGGCCGCCCGGGCGATCGAGGTGGTGGAGGGAACCGTCTCTCGAGTCCTGGTCCTGGATGACCAGCTGTGCGGCGTTGAGATGGCGGACGGCCGGACCATCGGCCGCGACGTGCTGTTCGTGCCGCCGCGATTTGTCCCGAACAGCGGGCTTCTTGCAGCCCTCGGTTGCAACGTCGACGATGCCGGGTGGCCCGTGATGGACAGCACCGGGCAGACGACCGTTTCCGGCGTGTGGGTGGCCGGCAACGTGGGCAACCCCCGCGCCCAAGTCATCTCTGCGGCCGGAGAAGGATCCGCCGCCGCCATCGCCATCAACTCCGATCTGGTCGACGAAGACGTCAGGGACGCCGTCAAGGCTTTCAACGCAGGATCCTGA
- a CDS encoding TetR/AcrR family transcriptional regulator yields the protein MTDEPTGQNRRADAQRNRAAIIDAAVACLAANARASMTEIAQAAGVGRVTLYGHFASRRELLDAAAAQTMRRVEEELGPLNLDGDPSEALDLLVRSSWRIVDNFHGLLAATDDELGSDRIREHHDATLLRVRALIERGQKAGIFRTDLTSQWLAGCFFSLLHGAAAEIRAGRLTESDAAKALPATIKSLTARTPA from the coding sequence ATGACCGATGAACCGACCGGCCAGAACCGCCGGGCCGACGCCCAACGCAATCGCGCAGCAATTATCGACGCAGCAGTGGCCTGCCTTGCCGCCAATGCGAGGGCCAGCATGACGGAAATCGCGCAGGCGGCGGGGGTGGGCCGGGTGACCCTGTACGGCCACTTCGCTTCGCGCAGGGAACTGCTCGACGCGGCCGCGGCCCAAACGATGCGCCGTGTTGAGGAGGAACTTGGGCCGCTGAACCTCGACGGCGACCCCTCCGAAGCGCTCGACCTGCTCGTTCGCTCCTCATGGCGGATCGTGGACAATTTCCACGGGCTGCTGGCGGCGACCGACGATGAACTGGGATCCGACCGAATTCGCGAGCACCATGACGCCACCCTGCTGCGTGTCAGGGCGTTGATCGAACGGGGCCAGAAGGCCGGCATCTTTCGAACCGACCTCACCTCGCAATGGCTCGCCGGGTGCTTCTTCTCCCTGCTCCACGGCGCGGCGGCAGAAATCCGGGCAGGTCGGCTAACCGAGTCCGACGCGGCCAAGGCTCTTCCCGCAACGATCAAGTCCCTCACCGCCCGAACTCCCGCGTAG
- a CDS encoding alpha/beta fold hydrolase, which yields MPSRFHRTPSAPEQPPHARPRRRALKAAGALALSLAALLLASTAANLILEGAEKAHAAPYGERVQIKEGTINVSRSGHTGPTIVLLSGLGTPAPALDFAPLIRELGGFQTVVVEGFGYGYSGTEARPRTVENITEELHEVISKLAIKTPYTLAGHSIGGFYTLYYANKYPREVSSVIGIDPTVPASKTTTGKTPAATVAPARNDFWAHIPSTTGLVRWATALGYGEPGGEGFTKTEREQMRRLTSWTFGNQAVTDETLRVGENAAKLRDLRYPDSLPVLDFLSQDSMDQNSDWLGAHQRQLATVKHHELVVLKGGHYLHWTQSNVMAHKIRAFLGHGGTK from the coding sequence ATGCCATCCCGCTTCCACCGCACCCCTTCGGCCCCCGAACAGCCTCCCCACGCGCGTCCGCGACGCCGAGCCCTGAAGGCGGCAGGGGCACTCGCGCTGTCCCTCGCCGCACTGCTGCTCGCATCCACCGCTGCAAACCTCATTTTGGAAGGGGCCGAGAAGGCACACGCCGCACCCTACGGGGAGAGGGTCCAGATCAAGGAAGGCACCATCAACGTCTCCCGGAGCGGCCACACCGGTCCGACGATAGTGCTCCTCAGCGGGCTGGGGACACCGGCCCCGGCGCTGGACTTCGCCCCGCTGATCCGGGAACTGGGCGGCTTCCAAACAGTGGTTGTCGAAGGGTTCGGCTATGGCTACAGCGGCACGGAGGCCAGGCCGAGGACCGTGGAAAACATCACCGAAGAACTCCACGAAGTGATCTCAAAACTCGCCATCAAAACGCCTTACACCTTGGCCGGCCACTCGATCGGGGGCTTCTACACCCTGTACTACGCCAACAAGTATCCCCGGGAGGTGTCCAGCGTCATCGGCATCGACCCCACCGTTCCGGCCAGCAAAACCACCACAGGCAAAACCCCCGCCGCAACCGTGGCCCCGGCCCGGAACGACTTTTGGGCACATATCCCATCGACCACGGGCCTGGTCCGCTGGGCCACTGCCCTGGGCTATGGAGAGCCCGGGGGCGAGGGCTTTACCAAAACTGAACGTGAACAAATGCGCCGGCTGACCAGTTGGACCTTTGGGAACCAGGCCGTCACCGACGAAACCCTCCGGGTGGGGGAGAATGCCGCGAAACTCCGGGATCTTCGGTATCCCGACAGCCTTCCCGTGCTCGACTTCCTGTCACAGGACAGCATGGACCAAAATTCGGACTGGCTCGGCGCGCACCAACGCCAGCTGGCCACCGTCAAGCACCATGAACTGGTTGTCCTCAAGGGCGGGCATTACCTGCACTGGACGCAGTCCAACGTTATGGCCCACAAGATCCGCGCCTTCCTGGGCCACGGCGGCACAAAGTAG